The sequence below is a genomic window from Asticcacaulis sp. AND118.
GCAAGTCTGCCGAAGCGACCTATGAGGTGCAGACCGGCGACATCTGGACACCTTATCGTGGTTCCACGTCCAATCGCCTCAGCACCTATGCTGTCCTCGAAGCGGGTGAAACCTTACGCCGCCGGCGTCAGCAAGCCCAGAAAGGTAGTGAGCCTACTGCACGGTACGTTGTCTTCCGTGGCGTCCAGGAAGCCAATACTGATGCCGATGCTGAACGGATATTTGCTGCCCTGGAATGGGCCCGTCAGAAGTGCCCGGACATGCAACTGGCCTGCACCGGCAATCTCGGCGCTGAGAAGATCGCCATGATGTGGGCTAAGAACAAAAACATCATCGTTCACAAGGCGGAATTCTCAACCGCCAACCGCAAGCGCGCGCCCTTCCTGGCCAACGACACCCTGCTAGCCCTGAAGCCGGTAATCGTCCTGCACATGGCGCAGCCCGTCAATCCGAAGTCAGAGAAAGAATGTCAGCCGAATGGGATCGTTCTCAATATCGCCCAGAAAGCTACCGAGCGAGGCATCCTCAACTACCCGGTCATGAAACGAGAACTGGCCTGACAGTCAGTTTTGGCCTCCGCCTTCTGGCGGGGGCCAATCTTCCTGATGAACGACCTACCCTTTGGCATTGTCGCACCCCGTCATCGGGCGAGGCCTGCGATTGGCACCACTCTGCGCCGCATCAAGGAAAAGGAAAGGGACAGGACAGGTGGAACAACCGTCTGAAGGAGCCCTTCCATGATTGAAGCTGCCGCCACAAACCGTCCCGTCGCCGCTCTGGTTGCGGAGGCCCAGCGCATGCGTTTCATACCTCAAATGCTGCCTGGCGTACCTGTCCTGATCGCCGAGTTTACGGTCTTCAACTGGATGGAGCGCCTGAGTGCGCAATACGCTGGCGGTCTGTGGAATTACTACGAGATCTCTAACGGCGCTTTCTATATGGCGCCGACGGGTCATGGACTGATGCAATTGGAATGGGCTGACAACTATTTCAGCGGAGAGTTGTCCGAGGACGCCGCCGGCATTGTGGCCTCCTTGTTCGCCCTATCCCATCTGTCCTTCCAGTTCAGCTCCAACGCGCTAGCCGACAACTATGCCCGACTTTTGGACTACGCCTATTGCCATCCGGAAGCCGTATTGATCGGTCGTGCGATTGACTGAGGTTGTGGCCTACGCGCGGCTGGCTTCGGGCCGCCGGTAAGGAAAAGGGAAAGGGCAGGGATAGGCGCATAATTTCAAGGAGTCATGCCATGCGTTCCTGTCCCCAGGGTTATATTGACCATTTCCACCATGCCGGTCTGAACATTGATGTGTTTGTTGAGCCCGAGAGGCGATGGGCAAAGGGCTATGCTGGCCGAAACGCCAAACCTGTCTTCTTTCTTCGATTTAACGACGACGCGAAGATGGAAGCTTATCTTGGGCGCTGGATTGATGAACGGGTCTCCGCCTTCAATCGCAAGCAGGAGGAAAAGCGGCTCAATCGTGAAACGCCTTGTCCATTAAATCCGGGTGACGTTTTATGCTCTTCATGGGGTCACGAACAAACCAATATCGACGCGTACCAGGTGATCGAGGTGCGCGGCAATCGTAAGATCGGTATCCGTCCCATCCATGTCGAAAAGGCCTTCTGTGGTAGCTACACCGATCGTGGATACTGCTTACCCTTTCCGGATCAGTTCAAAGGTGCGCCGTTTTTTGGGTTCGGCGACTGGCGGGGCGAGATCAGCCTCACGCGCTATAGCGCGGCAAAGCCCTGGCCACGTCTGCCCGACGGCAGATTTCGAGCACTTTACTGGTCATCATACGCTTGAGCATCGACTGCGCAGCTTCCCAGCGGATTAGTCTGAGCAACGCCCGCTTTTGCCAAAGGAATAAGGGAAAGGGCTTTTGGCTATGACTATGTTCAAAGGAGAAGGTCGATGCCCGAATATCGTAAGCCCACATGTAACCCACCTCATGTCCCAGCAAAGGCGTCCCTAAGGTCAGCGTTGGACGAAGCCAAGACGGAGGTTATCTCCAATGCCAGCATTTTGAGGTAGGACGCAAAATGGGCTGGACCTCTACACAATCGCTTTCTGGGCATGAAACCCCAAAGGCCTATTTCGACGCCGAGTTTAGCTGGGCAAACGCAGAGGCACGAAACACCGTGCTTCTTTCCATCATTAAGGGTCGCGTATACTACGCCGCCATTGAACGCCTGAAAACAGAACCTGGTGCCGAAAGGACGGTGTTCGCCCTAGTTTGTCTGTTTCGCCATACCCCCCGTGCGCGCGACGGCTACATTCTCACTTACAAGGAAGTGGACGAAACCGTCGGGCCGTGCGAGCGCCAATGCCCTGCCGCGATCCTCGATCTGCTCACCCCAACCGAATACGCTTATGCGCTCCAATGGCGGTCCGAGTGTCGAGCCAATCTTGATAAAAGCAAGGTCGAGCGCAAACTCAGGCCAAAAGCCGGTGACCGAATTGAGTTGGCGGCCGCGCAGCTCTTTACCGATGGTGCCGAGCTGACGCGATTCAAAGCTGTGCAACTGCCACGGCGCCGAAATCTCGTTTACCAGTCTCTCGAAAACGGCCGTTTTTATCGAATTCCAGGCATAAGTGGTCGCGAATTCCGACACCTTGGAGACGATGACGGGAGACCGGCCACATAGCTATGAGGGGGTGTCAATCACTGGGCTCAATCGCTCTTATTCGCTCTCAAACACAACAGTTGCCTCTCAACTTTGGCATTTCAATTACACCAAGAAGAGTCGGCACTGGCTGACCGTTCTAGGCGGTCTGGCGCCCCTCAATCTCAATGAGGTCATCCAGAAGTTTGAGCACCTTGGTCGACGCAATCGACATTTTTTCCATCTCGGCTTCCGCAGCCAGTCGGTCGCCGTTCTCATAGGCCATGGCAGCCGCTATACCGTGGCGATGCACGGCCTCATGAGGACCTAAGAGCTCTTTGAAGGCCATCGAGTTCTTAAGCGTTTGATTGGTTACTGCGTTGTACCATTTACCGAGGCGGCATTGGTGGTGGCTTCGGGTGAGCCTCGGCCCCTGTGCCGGGGATCTCGGACGCATGATCGCGGTCGAGCCGCGAGCCCGCGGGGATGAGCCCCAAGGGTGAAGTGAAATGGAGCTACCCATGAAGTGCAAAGTCCAACTGATCGGCCGCCTTGGTTCTGACGCTGACATCAACACCCTGCCAAACGGCCAGGTCGTCGCCACCCTCTCGGTCGTGACCGAGGAATACTGGAAGGACAAGCAGGGCAACCCCCAAAAGCGTGCCACCTGGCATCGGGTGAAATTCTGGAACGAGTCGACCGTCGGCTTCATTCAGCGCAATATCGGTAAGGGCCAGCTCGTGGAAATCGAAGGCAGTTTCCGCTACGAGGAATATGACGACAGCAAGGGTGTCCATCACAAGGCCGCGCTGATCAACGGCTCCAACATCCTGCCGCTGCACCCGCTGACCAAGGCGCATGACAACGCCGCCACAAGCGACAACGGCCCGGATAACGATGACCAGATCCCCTTCTAAGGGTCCGGCAGGTAGCGCCCCACAGGGCGCTACCTCGCCTGCGAAGGTGCTAGATTATCTGGGCGGAATAACGTGTCTGGGGCCTCTCGGGATGGACTCCTGGATCCGCGTAAAGGTAACACCCGCCATGTCCTGATCGTAATCGCCCAGGTGGAACGCCAGAGTGTCGAGAACCCGTTCGCAGGCCCCAACGAACTGACTGCGGTTTTTTATTGGGTTGCTATGGAAAATGGCGTTCCGGCCGACTTTGATAATCCCTGCGTCGTCATCAAACGCCGTAGATCGCAGCCTGTATCCAAGCTGTGCGTCCGGCAGAAACATATCTCGCATCAGGTTCCAGTCGGATTGGATCAGCCGAATAAGCTGGCCAAAACTGATCTCGTAATAGAGCTCATCGGACTTGTCCGGCCCCGCTATATTGCTGGTTCCTTCCACGCCCAGTTCCCCAAAAGCAAAGAACACAGACTTCACAAAGCGCGGCTTTACCGGAACTGTACGGATGTGCGTAAAGTCAGTAGGCGGGTGGCCAGCAAGCCAGGCATCTCGCAATAGGGTCCACCAATCCATCCGCCCAAAAACAGCTTCAAGGTGATCCGCCACAGCGGACCTCAAGCCGTTCTCTACAGCGAAGATGAACGGGTACAGGGAGGAAAACTCCTTGATCTTGCGATGATATATCCGATGTATCGCGGCGCGTTGTTGGGCGTGCGGTATGGTCTGAACCTGCCGGGTTTGCACCGCCTCACGGATAGAGTCTCGTAAGAGCGTCGGATGAAGGGTCTTCATATCGGTCGCAAAAGCATCTACAAGGCGCTGCTGCGGTACGAAGGTCAGATACTCGCCAAGCAATTTCTGAGTGCTAATGTGGCGCTTGGCAATGTTGGACATATGATTTCTCTTGCAATTTTCACTGTCCGGGCGTATATGAGCCTCACTCGGAACGTGGCGCCGCTAGGCAGCGCAGTCAGTAAGTCCTACTGCACGTTAGGAGTCTAAACAAGTTTTTGGACAAGGTTTCAGGCGTAGCCCCAAGGCTGCGCCTTTACTTTGTCTACTTGTCGCTCACTGTTTACCCGCACATTCGCATCAACTGCCAAGGCTGTCTCGCTACAGGCTGAAGGTGGCTCGCAAGGCTTCAGATCATTGTCCGCGTTATGTGGTCTTCGTCGGGCTTAGCGGTGATGAACCGGGCCTTTGGCGTCAGATAAGCTGTGATTGCCGCGGTTGCACAGATACAGCGCAAAACCCATCAAGACCGCGAAGGTGAGGGCGTTCCCCGGCTTCGCCGGGTCGGGCTCGTCGCAGGTCAGCCCGCTGCGCGGTCTTCGCCCTTCGGGCCTCGATCCCTAACGCGAAGCCTGAACGTGCCGAGACAGCAGGGTTCGCCATCCGTCCAGCCGAAGCCGTCAAAGAAGCAGGAAAGGGCAGGGTGGAGCGGCATAAGCAACAGGAGGGCCGCCATGACAAACAGAATTACCTATCGCTGCCCGAACTGTGGTGGTCAGGATTGCGGCTGGGATGCCTATGCGGTCTGGGATGACGCAGAGCAGATGATGGCGCTCGGTGGAGCCTATGACGAGATGTGGTGCAGCGACTGTGGCGAGTTAAAATCCCTCGATCTGATGCCGCTTGCCGAGCAACCCGTTTTGACGCGGCCGATGCTCCTGCAGGTGCTTGATCTCTCAACCGGCCACGTGACCAAAGAGGTGATGGACCGGCTTTATGATCATCAAGGAAATTGGCCCTTCAGCGTCAAGATCGATCCTTACGGGTGCTTCCTATCCGTTCCTGATGTCGATACCGATCCCGCTGATCTTCCGCCATCCTTGGCCCAGTGCTTTCAGTATGCCCGCTCAATCGGTGCCGTATACATCCACTTCGACCGTGACGCCCGTCGGGATGAAACGCTGCCCTTTTATTCGTGGTGAAGTGGCCAGGAAGGAAGGGGGGAGGGGACATGAAGGGTCAAAAGCCCTTTTGCGGAGATCAGCATGTCCCCCTTTCATCAGTCCTTAATCGAACACGGCCTCGTCCCCAATGCCGCCCTTTTACGTCTGAATAGTTCGGTAAGAGTGCCACCGTCTTTTGAGCTGGCCGACCCCTGGAACCTTCCGTCCCGATTGTTTCAGTTTCCATTACGCATCACAGATTACAGCGTCGAGATGAGCACCCCTGACCTGGCAGAGCATCCATTTGTCAGGCATGTGGCGCGGCTTCTGGACCGGGGCCTTGAGACTGAGATATCGGCTGCGCATGCGACCTCAATGTGGTGGCACGCTGTGGATCTGGCCATAGCCGGTCGTTTTGACGATCTCATCCGAACACGCGGTTTTACGACGGACTATCACATCGCCGGCGCCATCAGCTTTTGTCTTCAGCACGGCGGTGACGACGATAATGTCGCCGCCTTGTCGACCCGAAAAGCGCGCACGATGATGCGAGAACTGGGTTTCGATGAACCGGGCGACCGCCAGTCATTCATTCGTACCTTGTCAAAGCCCACGATGCTGAAACCCGATGTGGGCACTGAACGATGGCCGATTGCAAATCCGGGTCTTAAGGCGCCTGACTTTGCCTGGGCACTTATCCATGGGATCGAAGACGGTCACTTTACGACCCGCGTAAAAGGTGACCTTCAGTGGTCGACGACCGGAAGGGATTTTCACGCCGGCGTGTCCTTCGGCCTTCTGCTTTGAGATTTCCCCGGAGGCTGAAGATGAACATTGTTGAACTTCATTTCCTCTTGATCTATAATGTTCAACATTGTTTCACCCTGAGGTTTGTCATGTCCTTCGCGATCAAGGTTTCCGATGAGGCTACCCGAAAGGAAGTCAAATTCCGCAAGTCGGGCGGCTCCTATGCCATTACCATCCCGGTGTCTGTCGCAGACGCGGCCCGATTCAGCGAGGGGACCATTGGCGATATCGTGGTCGCCGACGATGGAAGCCTGGTGATACGCCATAAGGCCGGTCGCAAAAAGCGCTACTCACTGAACGAACTCCTGCAGGAATTGCCAGAGACATTCGAGCTGACAGACGAACAACGCGCCTGGGAGCAATTGCCTCCGGTGGGGAATGAGATCTGATGGTACGAGCCCAGCGACCGCGCCGAGGCGACATTTATCATCTCGACTTTACGCCCTCTGCCGGCAAGGAAATGGTCGGAAAACATTTTGCCTTCATCATCTCCCCGGAAGGCTACAATACGCGCGGCCTCGCCTATGTGGCCCCCATCACGACCGGAGGCAATCTCGCGCGTTCTGAAGGACTGGCCGTCAGCCTGACCGGCGCGGGGACGAAGACGACCGGCGTCATTGATCTCACACAAATCCGGGCGGTTGATCTGGCGGCCCGGTCGGGAAAGTTCGTGGAGCAGGCGCCGGCGGCCATTAATGACGAAGTCTTCGCACGGATCTATCCGATTTTTACCGACGATGAATAAGCCGAGGCTGGGAAGTTAAGGGGAAAACCCCATGACGTCTGCGTCTGTCTTTCAAAGCCCATGTTTGCTCCCTGCGTCCCTGGCGTCAGGGGGCTTTTTTTTGTGACAGTCGCTCGCGCTTCATCTTCCTATGCATCCTTCGGCGTAGCCTCGGATGGCCGCCGCTCGATCATAGATCGAGGGCGCGCGGCGTGACGGCTGGTCGCCGTCACAGGTCATCTCATCAATGATAATCCCATCGTACCAGATCACCTCAATCGTCAACGGCTTTGCCGTTTCCCCTGCGCCGGATCGCTGCGGCCTGTCGGCCTGCAGGCCGCGATCCGTCTTCGGGTGACGATTGAGGGCTCCGATCTGGACTTCGGTCTCATCATCGATTTCGAAGACGGAGTGAGACCATGAACACGCAATATGAAAACACCGAGGGCACCACATCCGCGTTTGACGCTGAATTGGAAGCCCTGGTTTCGGCGCTGGAAACAAAGTGGGCAGCCGAACGCACGGCTCATGAAAACGCGGAAGCGCAGTAGTTCAACAGGCCCATCAGCTCCGGCTGGTGGGCTCTTTTCTTGTTTCGGATGACCATCAAGTGAAGGTTAGACTGCGACGTTGCACCTATGCCACGACCGAGCACGGCATGTCGCGTGCAGGCGATCCCACCATGCACAACCACGTCGTGGTCATGAATACGACCCAGACGGAGGCAAGCAAATGGCAGGCGCTTGAGACCCGGCACCTCTATAAGCACATGAACCTGCTGGGTCAGATCTATCAGGCCGAACTGCAAATGGGTGCCAGGGAACTCGGATACAACGTCGTTCAGGGCAAGACCGCCGGCACGTGGGAGATCGCTGAGTTTGCCCCAGGACGCACGTCGCAGGCCTTGAACAGCTCAGTGGGACCAGCATCGCAGCTGATCGAGACCTTCTCTCAACGCCACGCCCTGATCACAGAGCGGCTTGAGGCCGAAACGCTCACCAAGGGACGTGATCTCACGCCAGCAGAGCGTCAGGCGGTCATACTGCGTGATCGGCCCAATAAGCTCGGATCGCCGCGCGCCGAGGTTCAGGCTACCTGGCGGGCCATCGCTGAAAAAGAAGGCGTCGACCTGCAAGCGATTAAGCAGGGGAGCCTTGAGCGAACGACGGGTCAGAACCTCACCGCTCAGCGGATTGGAAAGATCGGACTCATGGCACGCCTGTCTGGCTTCGTGGATGAAAAGGTGTTTGGCCGCATACGCGACGTCACCGCGGACTTTTCGCTCAAGGTCGGCTTACGTAATCAGGAACACCGCAGCACGGTCTTCACGCCCCATGCCGTCATCGCTGATGCCATGAAGTATAGTGGCAATCTCCACCGCATCGATACCTACCTTGAGAGCGGCTTCTTCCAGCGTGCGGAGATAGCTCGTTGACTCAAAGGGGCCTTCAACCACGCATAAAAGCCGCTGAAATGTACACTGAGCATACGGCACATGGCCCTGACCGAAAACTCAAGCCTGTGAGCTTCGATAAATGCGTACCTCACCGAGATTCTCGCGCGAAGTACGCGGCCGCCTTTTTTAGGATGTCGCGCTCCTCCGTCACACGGGCCAGTTCCGCTTTGACCCGCCGAAGTTCTGCCGCCACCGCGTCATCTTCTCGCCTGACCTTCGCGGGCTTCGAAAACTCAGCTTTCCATGTATAGAGCGACTTCGTGCTGATACCCAGACGCGCAGCGACCTCTTTGACCGCATAGCCACGGTCAACAACCTGTGCAACCGCGTCCTGTTTGAACGCCTCCGAAAACCTGTTTCCCGTCTTCATCTGTAGCTCTCCTTGCTTCCAATTTGTAACAAGCAAAGCGTCTACAATTCTAGGGGCACCTCAGATGGCTGAACAGGCGGCCATGTCGCGCACAACTTTCGCGCTGAAATTTAAAGCGGCAGTCGGGTTATCCCTCATGGACTACCTCACCCGTTGGCGCATGATGCTGGCCGCTGAACGGCTGACGACGTCTGCGGATTCGATTTCGAAGATCGGATTTGCGCTAGGTTATGATTCTGAAAAATCTTTCAGCATGGCCTTCAAGCGCGTGATGAACAGTTCGCCTCGCCAATATGGCACCTTGAATCGGCGCAATTTGCTTTGATAAAACGGCCTTTCAAACATCCTCGGTCTACTCCACACTGTGAAATTGGCCTTCTGCATTGCAGTTTGGGTGAGGCTGGATTCGTCGTGCGAAGGTGGCCGCGTCACCGGGCCAATGCTTCCACATTCTCTTTGACCTGCCCGGAGGCTTGGGCGACCTCATCAAATGTCGTCGTAAGATAGCTGAGCTTTTCGTCGATTTCGTGGACTGCCGAAACGGCCGCCTGCATGTTGCCCGAAATTTCCGAGCTGACGGCGTCTTGCTGCGCGATCGCTGAAGCCACTCCGGACACGTTATCAAGCACGGTCGTGATATTGGATGTGATGAGGCCGAGCGCAGTGACAACTTCAGTCGTGACAGACTGCATGCTGTCAATCTCCTTTGAGATGGTTTCAGTAGACCGCGCCGCCTGGTTCGCCAGCGACTTGACTTCCGAAGCGACGACCGCGAACCCCTTCCCTGCGTCTCCGGCTCTGGCAGACTCAATTGTTGCGTTGAGCGCCAGTAGATTGATCTGGCTGGCGATCTGGCGGATCATATCCACCACGTTGTTCATTTGTGCGGCAGAAGCGTTCAAGGCCTGGGCGAAACTTCCCGCCCCTTCGGCATGACGGAATATGCCTTCCACGCTCTCGCGAGCATGATTCATGCTGCTGGCAATTTCTTTGACGCTGGCGCTAAGTTCCTCGGAGGCCGCCGCCACTGCATTGACGACCGAACCTGTCTCTGTCGAAGCGGTTGACACGCTCGCCGCCATTTGTGTGGCGCCAAGCATTTGTTTCATGACGTCGCTCAGCTGCCCATCGATCTGCCGGCTGAGGCCTTCGTTGCGAATGCGTCGGCGAACCGCTTCCGTCGTGTCGGTCGCAAACTTTACGACTTTGACAATGGTCCCCGTATTGTCGAGGATGGGATTGTAGTCGGCTTGAATAAAGACCTCTTTGCCGCCCTTCCCAAGCCGCTTAAATTCACCGGCTTGAAATTCACCGCGCCCCAAGCGGTCCCAGAACTCCCGGTATTCGGCCGATCGGGCATATTGGCTTTCGCAAAAAATCCGATGATGCTGTCCGACGATCTCTTTGAGGTCATACCCGAACACGCCGAGGAAATTTTCGTTGGAGGTGATGATTTCACCTTGCGGAGTAAACTCGATAACGGCCTGCGCACGAGATATGGCGTTCACCTTACCTTCGTGGTCAATACTCTTGGCTTTCTCTTTGGTAATGTCAGAGGCGAGCTTGACGACCCGAACGATTTTGCCGCTTTGATCTTTAACAGGGTTGTAGCTCGCTTGCAGCCAGACGATTCTACCATCGTTACCGATGCGCTTGAACTCACCCGATTGAAATTTCCCGCCTGCCAGCTCCTGCCAAAAGCGTCGGTAGTCCTCGGATTGTGCATAATCGGGTAAACAGAAAAGCCGGTGATGCTGCCCTATGATCTGTCTCTCAGTATATCCGACCGCGGATAAAAAATTTGCGTTTGCACGGACGATTTTACCATCTGGTGAAAACTCAATTATCGCCTGCGATCGATCGAGCGCGTCAACCAAATATTTTCCTTGGGATGGGAACAAGTTGCTGAGCATAGAGGAATCACCCAATTTAGCGAGAAAAGTTTTATGCCACTCTTACTCTACACTACACATGGCACTGGAGCCGACTATCACCTAAAGGAAAATACAGCATCCACCGATACGGCGATCAGGATCAATAGCCGATTGCAACCAAGTAGAGCCACCCTCAGCGAAAAGGGTAAACATGGTGTAAATAATACCACCTCTCCCAATAAAGAGTAAACTTAGGCCCACACAATTCAACGTATTGCTGCGTTAGGCGAAAAAGCCCTCTTGGTTTGTAAAATTTGCTCAAGAGAAGTCGGGGGCGAAAAATAGTATCCTTGAAGCAAGTCAACGCCCATAGATTGTAATTTGCAAAGCTGCTGTCCCGTTTCTACGCCTTCCGCTACAACTTTCAGGCCAAATGCCCGCGCAATCGTTAGCGTGCTTTCAATAATGACCTGCCCTTGCCCTTCGAGGTCGGCGACAAAGGCCTTATCCACCTTTATGCCATGAACGCTTAACCGCCCGAGCCGAGACAATGACGAATAGCCCGTGCCGAAGTCGTCAATATGCAGATTGACACCGAGCTTTCTCAGACTATCGAGCGCAAACGTTACCCGGTCTATATAGCCGTCATCAAATACACTTTCAGTTACCTCTAGATCGAGGACCTCCGGAGGCAGGCCCGTATCCCCGAGAATGCGGGCCACGACCAGCGGTAATGATGGCTGCACCAGTTGCTTGATTGAGACATTGACCGCCAAGCCGGCCGCGTTACCGTCCTTTCGCCAGATAACCGCATCTTTGCAGGCCTGTTCCAGAATCCATGTGCCCAAGGTTGCGATACAGTCGGTATCCTCGGCGATACGAATGAACTCGTCTGGAGAAATTATCCCCAGGACCGGATGTTTCCAGCGGCAAAGAGCCTCATAGGAATGAACGACTCCAGTATGCGCGTCGACGATAGGTTGATAAACCAAATAAATCTGGTCGGAACCGATAGCTTGAATGAGCGCGCGGCTCAGGTCGAATTTTCTGCGCAGCCCCTCTGCGATGGTTTCGCTATATGCGAGCACCTTGCCCCGGCCAGTTCGCTTGACTTCTGTCGCCGCCAAGTCGGCTTCATGAACTATATCATCAAAACTTTCCGCACCGGCCGACAAGAGAGACCAGCCTGTGCTGACGCCAAGCTGCACCTGAGTGTTGCCTATTGTCAGTGGCATAGTTGCAACATTGCAAATCATGTCGGCCAAGTCCTTGACCGTGCGTTGCGCATCGATACCCGCTGGAACCACTGCCACGAATTCATCGCCGCCCCACCGAGCCAACAATCCATTCACGGGTATGATAGCGCCAATTTTGTGCGCCATGGTTGCCAATACCCGATCGCCAGCTTCATGACCTAGCACATCATTGATCTGTTTGAACCGATCCAGATCAAGGAACAGTATCGCGTAACTTGAAGCGCGAGAGACCCTTTCCAGTTTTTGCCACCAGTCGCTCAAGCCACGTCGATTGGGCAGCCCGGTCAGGGCGTCGGAGTGTGCTAGTTCGCGGAGTTCTATGGTTCGATGGCTTACCTTGGCTTCCAGCTCAAAATTGGCTTGGGATAAATTATCGATAAGTTCTTGGTTCTTAGCTTCAAGATCCAACGTCCGGTGCAAGGCGGCATTGTTGGCACGAAGATTTCCAGCCATCACAAGCCAGAAAACGACGCCTAAAGCCCCGAGAATTCTCTCCTGCTCCCCTCCAAAAGACAAAGCGGCTGCTCCTGGCAGGAGGAGCAGACTTACGTAGCCGATACCCACGTATTTGTACGTCGCAGCGATACCGGTTGCACCACCAGCCATCGCAGACAGAATTATTATAACGACGTACTTTTTAGTGTCGATGCCTCCTCCGTCCGACGGGATGCAAATCGACAATGCCAGGGCCGACCACAACATGCCGGACAGCCACAAGCCTGACACATAAACCGCCTTCCATCCGTTTTGGACCTCATGGAAATTTTCTCGCTCGTATGGCTTGGTTGTAAGGAACAATGTCCATGTTATTATTCGTGCAACGGCTACACAGCTATGTGCTGCAGTCCAAATGGCAGCAAATTCCGCGTGCTCGTTCTTCAATATTAGATATATCGCCAGGATAGCGCCGACACTGACGAACAGCATGGGCCCAAGGTTCCTGAACGCAATATATAGCAATCGGCGACGTCTAGATGATCCACTGGTCGACATATTTTACAAGCTTCTTTGCACACGACAATCAGCTTTAATAA
It includes:
- a CDS encoding PAS domain-containing methyl-accepting chemotaxis protein, which codes for MVDALDRSQAIIEFSPDGKIVRANANFLSAVGYTERQIIGQHHRLFCLPDYAQSEDYRRFWQELAGGKFQSGEFKRIGNDGRIVWLQASYNPVKDQSGKIVRVVKLASDITKEKAKSIDHEGKVNAISRAQAVIEFTPQGEIITSNENFLGVFGYDLKEIVGQHHRIFCESQYARSAEYREFWDRLGRGEFQAGEFKRLGKGGKEVFIQADYNPILDNTGTIVKVVKFATDTTEAVRRRIRNEGLSRQIDGQLSDVMKQMLGATQMAASVSTASTETGSVVNAVAAASEELSASVKEIASSMNHARESVEGIFRHAEGAGSFAQALNASAAQMNNVVDMIRQIASQINLLALNATIESARAGDAGKGFAVVASEVKSLANQAARSTETISKEIDSMQSVTTEVVTALGLITSNITTVLDNVSGVASAIAQQDAVSSEISGNMQAAVSAVHEIDEKLSYLTTTFDEVAQASGQVKENVEALAR
- a CDS encoding relaxase domain-containing protein; protein product: MSRAGDPTMHNHVVVMNTTQTEASKWQALETRHLYKHMNLLGQIYQAELQMGARELGYNVVQGKTAGTWEIAEFAPGRTSQALNSSVGPASQLIETFSQRHALITERLEAETLTKGRDLTPAERQAVILRDRPNKLGSPRAEVQATWRAIAEKEGVDLQAIKQGSLERTTGQNLTAQRIGKIGLMARLSGFVDEKVFGRIRDVTADFSLKVGLRNQEHRSTVFTPHAVIADAMKYSGNLHRIDTYLESGFFQRAEIAR
- a CDS encoding single-stranded DNA-binding protein, with protein sequence MKCKVQLIGRLGSDADINTLPNGQVVATLSVVTEEYWKDKQGNPQKRATWHRVKFWNESTVGFIQRNIGKGQLVEIEGSFRYEEYDDSKGVHHKAALINGSNILPLHPLTKAHDNAATSDNGPDNDDQIPF
- a CDS encoding antirestriction protein — its product is MIEAAATNRPVAALVAEAQRMRFIPQMLPGVPVLIAEFTVFNWMERLSAQYAGGLWNYYEISNGAFYMAPTGHGLMQLEWADNYFSGELSEDAAGIVASLFALSHLSFQFSSNALADNYARLLDYAYCHPEAVLIGRAID
- a CDS encoding DUF2493 domain-containing protein, with protein sequence MSIFGASTSTYDHITGLTGDSRPFPSQGEVEHLGHVIMNEIIDTFGKDAMEDHASMIAHCIIGGIHAAQMRIERDYDRAANELNHLHREFDGSEVKDNQIQDATERSRLFEAVAVVLETFRKSAEATYEVQTGDIWTPYRGSTSNRLSTYAVLEAGETLRRRRQQAQKGSEPTARYVVFRGVQEANTDADAERIFAALEWARQKCPDMQLACTGNLGAEKIAMMWAKNKNIIVHKAEFSTANRKRAPFLANDTLLALKPVIVLHMAQPVNPKSEKECQPNGIVLNIAQKATERGILNYPVMKRELA
- a CDS encoding bifunctional diguanylate cyclase/phosphodiesterase, whose product is MLFVSVGAILAIYLILKNEHAEFAAIWTAAHSCVAVARIITWTLFLTTKPYERENFHEVQNGWKAVYVSGLWLSGMLWSALALSICIPSDGGGIDTKKYVVIIILSAMAGGATGIAATYKYVGIGYVSLLLLPGAAALSFGGEQERILGALGVVFWLVMAGNLRANNAALHRTLDLEAKNQELIDNLSQANFELEAKVSHRTIELRELAHSDALTGLPNRRGLSDWWQKLERVSRASSYAILFLDLDRFKQINDVLGHEAGDRVLATMAHKIGAIIPVNGLLARWGGDEFVAVVPAGIDAQRTVKDLADMICNVATMPLTIGNTQVQLGVSTGWSLLSAGAESFDDIVHEADLAATEVKRTGRGKVLAYSETIAEGLRRKFDLSRALIQAIGSDQIYLVYQPIVDAHTGVVHSYEALCRWKHPVLGIISPDEFIRIAEDTDCIATLGTWILEQACKDAVIWRKDGNAAGLAVNVSIKQLVQPSLPLVVARILGDTGLPPEVLDLEVTESVFDDGYIDRVTFALDSLRKLGVNLHIDDFGTGYSSLSRLGRLSVHGIKVDKAFVADLEGQGQVIIESTLTIARAFGLKVVAEGVETGQQLCKLQSMGVDLLQGYYFSPPTSLEQILQTKRAFSPNAAIR
- a CDS encoding type II toxin-antitoxin system PemK/MazF family toxin; this encodes MVRAQRPRRGDIYHLDFTPSAGKEMVGKHFAFIISPEGYNTRGLAYVAPITTGGNLARSEGLAVSLTGAGTKTTGVIDLTQIRAVDLAARSGKFVEQAPAAINDEVFARIYPIFTDDE
- a CDS encoding CZB domain-containing protein, whose amino-acid sequence is MSASEPRRPISWTLHFMGSSISLHPWGSSPRARGSTAIMRPRSPAQGPRLTRSHHQCRLGKWYNAVTNQTLKNSMAFKELLGPHEAVHRHGIAAAMAYENGDRLAAEAEMEKMSIASTKVLKLLDDLIEIEGRQTA
- a CDS encoding AbrB/MazE/SpoVT family DNA-binding domain-containing protein, with amino-acid sequence MNIVELHFLLIYNVQHCFTLRFVMSFAIKVSDEATRKEVKFRKSGGSYAITIPVSVADAARFSEGTIGDIVVADDGSLVIRHKAGRKKRYSLNELLQELPETFELTDEQRAWEQLPPVGNEI